Proteins from a single region of Vicia villosa cultivar HV-30 ecotype Madison, WI unplaced genomic scaffold, Vvil1.0 ctg.000739F_1_1, whole genome shotgun sequence:
- the LOC131630802 gene encoding uncharacterized protein LOC131630802 translates to METDVVKNTAPQTSIARKRRKLILKAKRDYRNRVRSSNLTSHLNHNFTSSVTYETTIETAMARKRRKIILDNRKRLRNLFNTEVSRVQNTNNIVSQSQNMDHASTSNYNMSSQSMDHPSTSNHNMSVESHYEDNNDSNSENNLESSNSTDSDEDSDPAQLQEAHLQEYYDIGDQSYECAHCQACMWYKEKVNRHKITATPRFYRCCRGGKIVLPFLEQPPQVLQHLLFNKTYPDSKNYQANIRTYNAMFSFTSPGMKFDTTYSKRGGPPTLRLQGQTCHRIGTLLPERGQPPQYAQLYIYDTDNEVEHRIKCFKDNKGIERPVVKKLKMMLDENNVHAKAFRMARDVLRTNSFTYLKLRLISDRSEDGRVYNKPTVSEVAALIVGDIDSADKRDILIQRRNGGLQRIDEFHPAYLAYQYPLIFPYGEDGYRKNIMHRYRHETEVTKRNRQSIKDWFSYRLQQRRKEAKTLLYSRRLFQQFLVDGYAMMESERLNWLRDNQSKLRVGKYNNLAAQTDGDTRNEHQKRGKRVVLPSTFVGSKRYMDQLYFDGMAISSQLGFPDLFVTFTCNPNWPEIKRALSGTGLQPHDRPDIISKVFKIKFDTLMDDITKHHVVGKVIAYMYTIEFQKRGLPHAHILIFLHPKSKYPTPSDIDKIISAEIPDPTVHPNLYKLVRAHMMHGPCGLARVTSQCMKNGRCSKYYPKKFIEHTIVDAEGYPLYRRRSKTFTIEKNGITLDNRHVVPYNTRFLMKYQAHINMEWCNQSTSIKYLFKYINKGYDKITAAVSTNSNQPVDEIQQYLDCRYVSPSEACWRIYSYNIHGRKPAVERMFYHLVGEKPIYYTDYARMENVLETASVTESMFTAWLVANAKYEEAQTLTYGQFVSKFVYHKKQREWKPRKKGFTIGRLIWVPPTTGELFYLHMMLTVAKGPTTYEEIRTVDNIQYDTFRDACFAMGFLEDDKEYIAAIKEASHWGTGHFLRKLFVIMLLSGAVNRPAHVWEQTWLLLSDGVLHTQRALAANPELDLTQEELQNLTLIEIEKLLQANRRTLKDFSPIPYPDAYVLEQLGNRLIYDERNYDTASMNSEFENLFAALTDEQRSIYEKIIHAVESQKPAVFFLHGYGGTGKTYMWRTLAAALRSKHDICLTVATSGIASLLLPGGRTAHSKFRIPVPTMDNSTCKVEFNDDVADMLRQTKLIIWDEAPMAHKYAIESLDRTLKDVMSADKNSTDVFGGKVVVFGGDFRQILPVVPRGSRSDIVHCAINASYIWHSVEVLTLTKNMRLRTGSTQTDKNEIAQFSDWLLRIGEGRISEPNDGTAEINIPPDILITEFDDPIVAIVNSTYPDFINNFQCVDYLKSRAILASTLEIVDQINDHILKLMPGEIRDYYSANSVDKSEIHDPAVVDILTPEFLSSLRTSGLPNHHLKLKVGTPIMLMRNIDQAEGLCNGTRLCITKMAAHVLEASIMGGKGLGNLVYIPRMDMSPSQSPWPFKLNRRQFPIIVSYSMTINKSQGQSLDNVGLYLPKDVFTHGQIYVALSRVTTKKGIKILIHDEEKKFREKTTNVVYKEVFNNV, encoded by the exons ATGGAAACAGATGTTGTTAAAAACACTGCTCCTCAAACATCCATTGCAAGAAAGAGGAGAAAGCTTATTCTTAAAGCAAAGAGGGATTATCGAAACCGTGTCAGATCAAGCAACCTCACTTCCCATCTAAATCATAATTTTACATCTTCTGTAACATATGAAACCACTATTGAAACAGCTATGGCTAGAAAGAGAAGGAAAATAATCTTGGATAACAGAAAAAGATTGAGAAATTTGTTCAATACTGAAGTTAGTAGGGTTCAAAATACAAACAACATTGTTAGTCAAAGTCAGAACATGGATCATGCATCTACTTCAAATTATAATATGTCAAGTCAGTCCATGGATCATCCATCTACCTCGAATCATAATATGTCTGTTGAATCTCATTATGAGGACAATAATGACTCCAACTCTGAGAATAATTTAGAATCTTCTAATAGTACCGACTCTGACGAAGATTCAGACCCGGCACAATTACAGGAGGCCCATCTTCAAG AATATTACGATATTGGCGACCAAAGTTATGAATGCGCACACTGCCAAGCATGTATGTGGTACAAGGAAAAAGTCAATAGACACAAAATTACAGCAACTCCTCGCTTTTATCGTTGTTGCCGTGGAGGAAAAATTGTTCTTCCGTTCCTTGAACAACCTCCACAGGTGTTGCAACATCttctatttaataaaacatatccAGATAGTAAAAACTACCAGGCTAACATACGAACATACAACGCAATGTTCTCATTCACTTCCCCTGGAATGAAGTTCGACACAACATACTCTAAAAGAGGAGGACCCCCTACTTTGAGACTGCAGGGTCAGACCTGTCATCGAATTGGTACACTGCTGCCAGAAAGAGGGCAACCTCCGCAATATGCTCAATTATACATCTATGACACGGACAATGAAGTTGAACACAGAATAAAATGTTTCAA GGACAATAAAGGCATCGAGCGACCGGTTGTCAAAAAGCTCAAGATGATGTTAGATGAGAACAATGTTCATGCCAAAGCTTTTAGAATGGCAAGGGATGTTTTAAGGACAAATTCTTTCACATATTTAAAACTCAGGCTTATTTCTGATAGATCCGAAGATGGCCGTGTTTACAACAAACCTACGGTCTCAGAAGTGGCTGCTCTCATTGTGGGAGACATTGATTCTGCTGATAAAAGGGACATCTTAATTCAGCGCCGCAATGGTGGTTTGCAGCGAATAGATGAGTTTCACCCAGCATATTTGGCTTATCAGTATCCTCTTATATTTCCTTATGGGGAAGATGGTTACAGGAAAAATATAATGCACAGATATCGCCATGAAACTGAGGTCACTAAGAGAAACCGTCAAAGCATTAAGGATTGGTTTTCTTACCGGTTACAACAACGTCGCAAAGAGGCAAAAACACTACTTTACTCAAGACGCCTATTTCAACAATTCTTAGTCGACGGCTATGCTATGATGGAATCCGAACGACTGAATTGGTTGAGAGATAATCAATCGAAATTAAGAGTGGGCAAATATAATAATTTGGCTGCTCAAACTGATGGCGATACAAGAAATGAACACCAAAAGCGAGGAAAACGAGTTGTTCTTCCATCAACATTTGTTGGTAGCAAGAGATATATGGATCAACTATATTTTGACGGTATGGCCATTTCAAGTCAATTGGGATTCCCTGATTTATTTGTTACTTTTACCTGCAACCCAAATTGGCCTGAAATTAAAAGAGCATTGTCAGGCACAGGTCTACAACCCCATGATAGGCCAGATATCATTTCAAAAGTTTTCAAAATCAAGTTCGATACCCTCATGGATGATATTACAAAACACCATGTCGTTGGAAAAGTGATTGCAT ATATGTACACCATTGAATTCCAAAAGCGCGGATTACCACATGCTCACATCTTGATATTCCTACACCCTAAGAGCAAATACCCAACACCATCTGACATAGACAAGATCATTTCTGCTGAAATTCCCGACCCGACTGTTCATCCCAATTTATACAAATTGGTTAGGGCACATATGATGCATGGACCCTGTGGGCTTGCTCGCGTGACCTCACAATGTATGAAGAATGGACGATGTTCTAAATACTATCCCAAAAAGTTTATTGAACACACTATTGTTGATGCAGAGGGATATCCGCTGTATAGGAGAAGATCAAAAACCTTCACTATTGAAAAAAATGGTATCACCTTGGACAACAGACATGTTGTTCCATATAATACCAGATTTCTTATGAAATACCAGGCACATATAAACATGGAATGGTGTAATCAGAGTACTTCcataaaatatcttttcaaatatatcaataaaGGCTATGACAAAATAACAGCAGCAGTTTCAACAAATAGCAatcaacctgttgatgagatccaACAATATCTGGACTGCAGGTATGTCTCTCCCAGTGAAGCATGCTGGCGCATTTACTCTTACAATATTCATGGCAGAAAACCGGCTGTGGAACGTATGTTCTATCATTTGGTTGGGGAAAAACCTATATACTATACAGATTATGCACGCATGGAAAATGTGCTGGAAACTGCAAGTGTGACTGAATCAATGTTTACTGCATGGCTGGTAGCAAATGCTAAATATGAAGAGGCACAAACATTAACTTATGGTCAATTTGTCTCAAAGTTTGTTTATCACAAAAAACAGAGAGAATGGAAACCGCGGAAAAAAGGTTTCACCATTGGACGTCTCATATGGGTTCCGCCAACAACTGGTGAACTGTTTTACCTGCACATGATGTTGACAGTGGCAAAAGGACCAACAACATATGAGGAAATCAGGACCGTGGATAACATTCAGTATGATACATTCAGAGATGCATGCTTTGCAATGGGATTTCTTGAAGACGACAAAGAATACATAGCTGCTATAAAGGAGGCAAGTCATTGGGGGACTGGTCATTTTCTTCGAAAATTGTTTGTTATCATGCTTTTGTCTGGTGCTGTTAATCGCCCTGCACATGTTTGGGAACAAACTTGGctcctattatctgatggtgtctTACATACACAAAGAGCATTGGCTGCTAATCCAG AATTGGACCTAACACAAGAAGAGTTACAAAATTTGACTTTAATAGAAATTGAGAAACTGCTTCAGGCAAATAGAAGGACACTAAAGGATTTTAGTCCTATTCCATATCCGGATGCTTATGTTCTTGAACAGTTGGGAAACAGGCTCATATATGATGAGCGTAATTATGATACAGCATCAATGAACTCAGAATTTGAAAATCTGTTTGCTGCTCTTACAG ATGAGCAAAgaagtatttatgaaaaaataatcCACGCTGTGGAGTCTCAAAAACCTGCGGTTTTCTTCCTTCATGGTTATGGTGGTACCGGAAAAACATATATGTGGAGAACACTCGCAGCTGCATTAAGATCAAAACACGATATATGTTTAACTGTTGCAACTAGCGGTATAGCATCATTGTTACTTCCAGGAGGTAGAACCGCACATTCAAAGTTCAGGATACCGGTGCCAACTATGGACAATTCTACTTGCAAGGTTGAATTCAACGATGATGTCGCAGACATGTTACGACAGACAAAGCTTATAATATGGGATGAGGCACCAATGGCGCATAAGTATGCAATAGAATCGCTTGACAGAACTTTGAAAGATGTTATGAGTGCAGACAAAAATTCAACTGATGTATTCGGTGGAAAGGTTGTTGTTTTCGGGGGTGATTTCAGACAGATTTTACCTGTCGTCCCCAGAGGCAGTCGTTCCGATATTGTACACTGTGCCATAAATGCATCTTACATATGGCATTCAGTTGAGGTATTAACATTGACAAAAAACATGCGGCTACGAACAGGATCAACCCAGACTGACAAAAATGAGATAGCACAGTTTTCAGATTGGCTTTTAAGAATAGGAGAGGGCCGGATATCTGAGCCTAATGACGGCACCGCCGAAATCAACATACCACCTGATATTCTGATAACAGAATTTGATGATCCAATTGTGGCCATTGTCAATAGCACATACCctgatttcataaataatttccaatgtgttgattACCTTAAAAGTCGAGCGATACTTGCCTCTACACTGGAGATTGTTGATCAGATTAATGACCATATACTTAAATTGATGCCAG GAGAGATTCGTGACtactacagcgcaaattcagttgACAAGTCTGAGATTCATGACCCAGCAGTAGTTGATATCCTCACGCCAGAATTTCTAAGTTCCCTCCGAACATCAGGATTGCCAAACCATCACTTAAAACTAAAGGTTGGGACACCTATAATGCTCATGAGAAATATAGATCAGGCTGAAGGTTTATGTAACGGCACAAGGCTGTGTATAACAAAGATGGCAGCCCATGTACTGGAGGCTTCAATAATGGGTGGTAAAGGTTTGGGAAATTTGGTTTACATACCTCGAATGGACATGTCACCATCCCAATCACCATGGCCATTCAAACTGAATAGGAGACAGTTCCCTATTATAGTTTCCTATTCTATGACAATTAACAAATCACAGGGACAGTCATTGGATAACGTTGGTTTGTACTTACCAAAAGATGTATTCACACATGGCCAGATTTATGTCGCATTGTCAAGAGTAACAACCAAAAAGGGAATCAAAATACTGATacatgatgaagaaaagaaattcaGGGAGAAAACTACAAATGTTGTGTATAAAGAAGTTTTTAACAATGTCTAA
- the LOC131630803 gene encoding uncharacterized protein LOC131630803, with translation MIFVDKLGDDIHAVVPAPHVLVFTEKCLLGHTYTVSNFKVVPYVLAFRASGHRYMIKFTAGTSVLDEDKHEIPPKSILFTSFSDIITGRFDKHVLIHVVGMVDSIGYAQTESGAKKQQISMMLRDHSNNMLNCTLWESYADQFIKFNKVRVAASLPTVVLLQYAKVKEEGKYPLSVTNTYNVTLLCVDADFPIMKDFIDRMPEESKVTLSDQLGGNSQYSSQSSENQQLTPVQKLFSKAVVLPIAEIIQLTDVTFCATVATTKLLVASPFGWFYRACHMCQSIARGDSPPFECEAGHETMAEVLRYKIEIEVTHGGQSCNFVFWNRECEMLLGLSASQLRNTMIQAGITDPLDFPLALDQLLKLEMAMKVKWHPRWKNCSVVMIIKNDPIIQQLKEKWGTDEEPNPIQTVLPDTLEVEILNSVCIFLLFL, from the exons ATGATCTTtgttgacaaattg GGAGATGATATTCATGCTGTTGTTCCAGCACCGCATGTGTTGGTTTTCACCGAAAAATGCTTATTAGGCCATACTTATACTGTATCTAATTTTAAGGTGGTGCCTTATGTTCTGGCCTTCAGGGCATCGGGGCACAGATATATGATAAAGTTTACTGCTGGAACGTCTGTTCTTGATGAAGACAAACATGAGATACCCCCGAAATCGATTTTATTTACAAGTTTTTCAGACATCATAACAGGGAGGTTTGACAAACATGTTCTGATTC ATGTCGTTGGAATGGTGGATAGTATTGGTTATGCACAGACTGAGTCAGGTGCAAAGAAGCAGCAAATTAGCATGATGTTGCGTGATCACAG CAACAACATGTTGAACTGTACTCTGTGGGAATCATACGCGGATCAGTTCATCAAGTTTAACAAAGTTAGGGTTGCTGCATCACTACCTACAGTTGTGTTGCTTCAATATGCCAAAGTGAAGGAAGAAG GAAAGTATCCTCTGTCTGTGACAAACACCTACAATGTGACCCTTTTATGTGTTGATGCTGATTTTCCGATCATGAAAGACTTTATTGATAG AATGCCTGAGGAGAGCAAGGTAACCCTGTCTGACCAACTTGGAGGGAATTCCCAATATTCCTCCCAAAGTTCTGAAAATCAACAGCTCACTCCTGTTCAGAAATTGTTCTCAAAGGCTGTTGTTTTGCCTATTGCTGAGATTATTCAACTTACGGAT GTTACATTTTGCGCTACTGTCGCTACAACAAAATTATTAGTAGCATCTCCGTTTGGATGGTTCTATCGTGCCTGCCATATGTGTCAATCTATAGCGCGCGGGGACAGCCCCCCCTTTGAGTGTGAAGCTGGTCATGAAACCATGGCTGAAGTCCTTAG GTATAAGATTGAAATTGAGGTTACTCACGGGGGCCAAAGCTGCAATTTTGTCTTCTGGAACAGAGAATGTGAAATGCTGTTGGGTTTATCTGCATCGCAACTTCGTAACACTATGATTCag GCTGGAATTACTGATCCATTGGACTTTCCGTTAGCACTTGATCAGTTGTTGAAGTTGGAAATGGCTATGAAGGTTAAGTGGCATCCACGCTGGAAGAACTGTTCCGTCGTTATGATTATAAAAAATGATCCTATTATCCAGCAACTTAAGGAAAAATGGGGAACAGATGAG GAACCTAATCCAATCCAAACTGTCTTACCTGATACTCTGGAGGTAGAAATTTTAAACTCTGTATGCATTTTTTTGCTTTTCCTTTGA